The following proteins are encoded in a genomic region of Corallococcus soli:
- a CDS encoding peptide MFS transporter, with protein sequence MQSTVAAGEARKGHPPGLYLLFATEMWERMSYYGMRGLLVLFLTDKVRGGFGWSTADALSLYGTYTGLVYLTPIVGGYIADRYIGQRKAVLLGGVLMIIGHLLLALPGTSIFYTGLGFLIVGNGFFKPNISTMVGGLYPAGDGRRDGAFTIFYMGINLGAVLGNFICGTLGERVGWHWGFGSAGVGMTLGVIIFMALQNRMLGQVGLAPAPRPAASVTAATDGKKSGFSREEWDRIIVIFIIALFVVAFWTGFEQAGGLMNLYTDQKVDRSMFGWVVPTTWFQNFNSVFIVALAPVFAMLWSSLAARGKDLSIPVKMSLGLIFLSVGFAFMLGASKESAADGKAAAWWVIMAYLFHTMGELCLSPVGLSMVSKVAPMRVVSAMMGVWFLANAAANKLSGVLGGYSEKMGEFSVFLTIVVGAGLAGIILLFLAPTLKRMMHGTDEVTPEPASTQQGGAAHPAT encoded by the coding sequence ATGCAAAGCACCGTCGCCGCGGGCGAGGCCCGCAAGGGGCATCCCCCGGGCCTCTACCTGTTGTTCGCCACCGAGATGTGGGAGCGCATGTCGTATTACGGCATGCGCGGCCTGTTGGTGCTCTTCCTCACCGACAAGGTGCGTGGCGGCTTCGGCTGGTCCACGGCGGACGCGCTGAGCCTGTACGGCACGTACACGGGCCTCGTGTACCTGACGCCCATCGTGGGTGGCTACATCGCGGACCGCTACATCGGCCAGCGCAAGGCGGTGTTGCTGGGCGGTGTGCTGATGATCATCGGGCACCTGTTACTGGCGTTGCCAGGCACCAGCATCTTCTACACGGGCCTGGGCTTCCTCATCGTGGGCAACGGCTTCTTCAAGCCGAACATCTCCACCATGGTGGGCGGGCTGTACCCGGCGGGCGACGGCCGGCGCGACGGTGCCTTCACCATCTTCTACATGGGCATCAACCTGGGCGCGGTGCTGGGCAACTTCATCTGCGGCACGCTGGGTGAGCGGGTGGGCTGGCACTGGGGCTTCGGCTCCGCGGGCGTGGGCATGACCCTGGGCGTCATCATCTTCATGGCCCTCCAGAACCGGATGTTGGGCCAGGTGGGCCTCGCGCCCGCGCCGCGTCCGGCCGCGTCGGTGACGGCGGCGACGGATGGGAAGAAGTCCGGCTTCTCCCGCGAGGAGTGGGACCGCATCATCGTCATCTTCATCATCGCGCTGTTCGTGGTGGCGTTCTGGACGGGCTTCGAGCAGGCCGGCGGCCTGATGAACCTCTACACGGACCAGAAGGTGGACCGCTCCATGTTCGGCTGGGTGGTGCCCACGACGTGGTTCCAGAACTTCAACTCCGTCTTCATCGTCGCGCTGGCGCCGGTGTTCGCGATGCTGTGGAGCTCCCTGGCGGCGCGCGGCAAGGACCTGAGCATCCCGGTGAAGATGAGCCTGGGCCTCATCTTCCTGTCGGTGGGCTTCGCCTTCATGCTGGGCGCCTCCAAGGAGAGCGCGGCGGACGGCAAGGCGGCGGCGTGGTGGGTCATCATGGCGTACCTCTTCCACACCATGGGCGAGCTGTGCCTGTCGCCGGTGGGCCTGTCCATGGTCAGCAAGGTGGCGCCCATGCGCGTCGTCTCCGCGATGATGGGCGTGTGGTTCCTGGCCAACGCCGCGGCGAACAAGCTGTCCGGCGTGCTGGGCGGCTACTCGGAGAAGATGGGCGAGTTCAGCGTGTTCCTCACCATCGTCGTCGGCGCGGGCCTGGCGGGCATCATCCTGCTGTTCCTCGCCCCCACGCTGAAGCGGATGATGCACGGCACGGACGAAGTGACGCCGGAGCCCGCCAGCACCCAGCAGGGCGGCGCGGCGCACCCGGCCACCTGA
- a CDS encoding POT family MFS transporter, giving the protein MAETTTAPSNRFPPQIPYIIGNEACERFSFYGMRNILTVFFIDYLLRTQVPESGAREAQAKGLFHLFMAGVYFFPLIGGYLADRFFGKFQTIFALSLVYCAGHACLAIFENNATGFYTGLTLIAIGSGGIKPCVSAMVGDQFTQSNSHLVKKVFAIFYWTINFGSFFASLFVPLLMTKFGPSVAFGVPGILMFVATVIFWAGRKHYILVPPTGPNPHSFLKVVFSAFKKDAPRGGHWLDRAKAAHPAEAVDGVKAVFRVAGLMLPFIPFFWMLFDQKASTWVVQARAMDPHVGGIVFQPSQMQFINPLLVMMLIPFLTAIVYPAFQRMGWELTPLRRMPMGLVFGAVSFVIAGFFQVVMNGGTTLNIAWQLLPYIVLTVGEILVSTTGLEFAYTQAPREMKGTVQSVWLVTNTLANVAVAIAAALNVFTGAGQFFFYAGMALVAAVGMALVARRFVVHDYFQTDAKAPLDGRTPGVEAKPA; this is encoded by the coding sequence ATGGCCGAAACCACGACCGCACCGTCCAACCGCTTCCCGCCGCAGATCCCGTACATCATCGGGAACGAGGCCTGCGAGCGCTTCAGCTTCTACGGGATGCGGAACATCCTGACGGTGTTCTTCATCGACTACCTGCTGCGCACGCAGGTGCCTGAGTCGGGGGCTCGCGAGGCGCAGGCGAAGGGCCTGTTCCACCTGTTCATGGCGGGGGTGTATTTCTTCCCGCTCATCGGTGGGTACCTGGCGGATCGCTTCTTCGGGAAGTTCCAGACCATCTTCGCGCTGAGCCTGGTGTACTGCGCGGGGCACGCGTGCCTGGCGATCTTCGAGAACAACGCCACGGGCTTCTACACGGGCCTGACGCTCATCGCGATTGGCAGCGGCGGCATCAAGCCGTGCGTCTCCGCGATGGTGGGTGACCAGTTCACGCAGAGCAACAGCCACTTGGTGAAGAAGGTCTTCGCCATCTTCTACTGGACCATCAACTTCGGTTCGTTCTTCGCGTCGCTGTTCGTGCCGCTGCTGATGACGAAGTTCGGGCCGTCGGTGGCGTTCGGCGTGCCGGGCATCCTGATGTTCGTGGCGACGGTCATCTTCTGGGCCGGCCGCAAGCACTACATCCTGGTGCCGCCCACCGGCCCCAACCCGCACTCGTTCCTCAAGGTGGTGTTCAGCGCGTTCAAGAAGGACGCCCCCCGGGGCGGTCACTGGTTGGATCGCGCGAAGGCGGCGCACCCGGCGGAGGCGGTGGACGGAGTGAAGGCGGTGTTCCGGGTGGCCGGGCTGATGCTGCCCTTCATCCCCTTCTTCTGGATGTTGTTCGACCAGAAGGCGTCCACCTGGGTGGTGCAGGCGCGCGCCATGGACCCGCACGTGGGCGGCATCGTGTTCCAGCCCAGCCAGATGCAGTTCATCAACCCGCTGCTGGTGATGATGCTGATCCCGTTCCTCACGGCCATCGTCTACCCGGCCTTCCAGCGCATGGGCTGGGAGCTGACGCCGCTGCGGCGCATGCCCATGGGGCTGGTGTTTGGCGCGGTGTCGTTCGTCATCGCCGGCTTCTTCCAGGTGGTGATGAATGGCGGGACGACGCTGAACATCGCGTGGCAGCTGCTGCCGTACATCGTGCTGACGGTGGGAGAAATCCTGGTGTCCACCACGGGCCTGGAGTTCGCGTACACGCAGGCGCCCCGGGAGATGAAGGGCACCGTGCAGAGCGTGTGGCTGGTGACGAACACGCTCGCGAACGTGGCGGTGGCCATCGCCGCGGCGCTCAACGTCTTCACCGGCGCGGGGCAGTTCTTCTTCTACGCGGGCATGGCGCTGGTGGCCGCGGTGGGCATGGCGCTGGTGGCGCGCCGCTTCGTCGTGCACGACTACTTCCAGACGGACGCCAAGGCCCCGCTGGATGGCCGCACGCCCGGGGTGGAGGCGAAGCCGGCGTAG
- the uvrA gene encoding excinuclease ABC subunit UvrA, whose protein sequence is MSEPDVISIRGAREHNLKTVSLDIPKKKLVVFTGVSGSGKSSLAFDTLYAEGQRRYVESLSSYARQFLGQMEKPRYDTLRGLSPTISIEQKAASNNPRSTVGTVTEVHDYLRVLYASIGVQHCPQCGRKVGKQSAQQIVDEIMKLPAGTKLQVLAPIVTNRKGEHKDLLTEAQKRGFSRARVDGKLRELEERIELDKKSKHDIALVIDRLVLKPDLRTRLTDSVETALREGKGTLIITDEKGTLASDRVMSELNACPACGLSFGDLTPASFSFNNPLGMCTDCNGLGTRPEMDADLLVPDQTRSIRDGAIEPWASGMNRGEGWTADFVESLAAAFKIDLDVPYAKLTKREKDTLMNGVKGKSFTVEWGESGQYKMEWEGLLARTMRNFKTTTSEARKAELQKYFSDKPCPSCKGERLRPESRAVKVHERTLVDLSRMTITDTRAFLTKLDLSKQEEKIAQELLKEIRSRLSFLVDVGLGYLTLDRTASTLSGGESQRIRLASQMGSELTGVIYILDEPSIGLHQRDNGKLLTTLKRLRDLGNSVIVVEHDEETMEESDYLVDFGPGAGELGGQVVSQGTPKQVMADENSLTGAYLSGRKEIEIPESRRPPNPKHQISIVGATENNLKNVDADIPLGIFTAVTGVSGAGKSTLINEILYPALARALYESRERMGKHKSIKGLEHLDKVIDIDQRPIGRTPRSNPATYTKVFDAIREVFAMTPEARTFGYGPGRFSFNIKGGRCEACEGDGVKLVEMHFLADVYVPCEVCNGKRFNEATLRVRYKGKNIAETLDMSVREGVEHFGAHKDILRVLQTLTDVGLGYLRLGQPSPTLSGGEAQRIKLARELARVATGRTLYILDEPTTGLHFEDIRKLLSVLNRLVEAGNSVLVIEHNLDVIKSADWLIDLGPEGGAGGGQILAVGTPEEVARVEASHTGRYLKHVLGKARRARVGKRVDAA, encoded by the coding sequence ATGTCCGAGCCCGACGTCATCTCCATCCGCGGTGCCAGGGAGCACAACCTCAAGACCGTCTCCCTGGACATCCCGAAGAAGAAGCTCGTGGTGTTCACCGGCGTGTCGGGCTCCGGTAAGAGTTCGCTCGCGTTCGACACGCTCTACGCGGAGGGCCAGCGCCGCTACGTGGAGAGCCTGTCCTCCTACGCGCGCCAGTTCCTGGGGCAGATGGAGAAGCCCCGCTACGACACGCTGCGCGGCCTGTCGCCCACCATCTCCATCGAGCAGAAGGCGGCCAGCAACAACCCGCGCTCCACGGTGGGCACCGTCACGGAGGTGCACGACTACCTGCGCGTGCTCTACGCCTCCATCGGCGTGCAGCACTGCCCCCAGTGCGGGCGCAAGGTGGGCAAGCAGAGCGCGCAGCAGATCGTGGATGAGATCATGAAGCTGCCCGCGGGCACCAAGCTCCAGGTGCTGGCGCCCATCGTCACCAACCGCAAGGGCGAGCACAAGGACCTGCTCACGGAGGCGCAGAAGCGCGGCTTCTCCCGCGCGCGCGTGGACGGGAAGCTGCGGGAGCTGGAGGAGCGCATCGAGCTGGACAAGAAGTCCAAGCACGACATCGCGCTCGTCATCGACCGGCTGGTGTTGAAGCCGGACCTGCGCACGCGCCTCACCGACTCCGTGGAGACGGCGCTGCGCGAGGGCAAGGGCACGCTCATCATCACGGACGAGAAGGGCACGCTCGCGTCCGACCGCGTGATGAGCGAACTGAACGCGTGCCCCGCGTGCGGTCTGTCCTTCGGCGACCTGACGCCCGCGTCGTTCTCCTTCAACAACCCGCTGGGCATGTGCACGGACTGCAACGGCCTGGGCACCCGGCCGGAGATGGACGCGGACCTGCTGGTGCCGGACCAGACGCGCAGCATCCGCGACGGCGCCATCGAGCCGTGGGCCAGCGGCATGAACCGGGGCGAGGGCTGGACGGCGGACTTCGTGGAGAGCCTGGCGGCGGCCTTCAAGATCGACCTGGACGTGCCGTACGCGAAGCTGACGAAGCGGGAGAAGGACACCCTGATGAACGGCGTCAAGGGCAAGTCCTTCACCGTGGAGTGGGGCGAGAGCGGCCAGTACAAGATGGAGTGGGAAGGCCTGCTCGCGCGCACCATGCGCAACTTCAAGACGACCACGTCGGAGGCGCGCAAGGCGGAGCTCCAGAAGTACTTCAGCGACAAGCCCTGCCCGTCCTGCAAGGGCGAGCGCCTGCGCCCGGAGAGCCGCGCGGTGAAGGTGCACGAGCGCACGCTGGTGGACCTGAGCCGGATGACCATCACCGACACGCGCGCGTTCCTGACGAAGCTGGACCTGTCCAAGCAGGAGGAGAAGATCGCCCAGGAGCTGCTCAAGGAGATCCGCAGCCGCCTGTCGTTCCTGGTGGACGTGGGCCTGGGCTACCTGACGTTGGACCGCACCGCGTCCACGCTGTCCGGCGGAGAGAGCCAGCGCATCCGGCTGGCGTCGCAGATGGGCAGCGAGCTGACGGGCGTCATCTACATCCTGGATGAGCCCTCCATCGGCCTGCACCAGCGCGACAACGGCAAGCTCTTGACCACGCTCAAGCGGCTGCGCGACCTGGGCAACTCCGTCATCGTCGTGGAGCACGACGAGGAGACGATGGAGGAGTCCGACTACCTGGTGGACTTCGGGCCGGGCGCGGGCGAGCTGGGCGGACAGGTGGTGTCCCAGGGCACGCCCAAGCAGGTGATGGCGGACGAGAACAGCCTCACCGGCGCGTACCTGTCCGGGCGCAAGGAGATTGAGATCCCGGAGTCGCGCCGGCCGCCCAATCCCAAGCATCAGATCTCCATCGTGGGGGCGACGGAGAACAACCTGAAGAACGTGGACGCGGACATCCCGCTGGGCATCTTCACCGCGGTGACGGGCGTGTCCGGCGCGGGCAAGTCCACGCTCATCAACGAAATCCTCTACCCGGCGCTGGCGCGGGCCCTCTATGAGAGCCGCGAGCGGATGGGCAAGCACAAGTCCATCAAGGGCCTGGAGCACCTGGACAAGGTCATCGACATCGACCAGCGGCCCATTGGCCGCACGCCGCGCAGCAACCCGGCCACGTACACCAAGGTGTTCGACGCCATCCGCGAGGTCTTCGCGATGACGCCGGAGGCGCGCACGTTCGGCTACGGCCCGGGCCGCTTCAGCTTCAACATCAAGGGCGGACGCTGCGAGGCGTGCGAGGGCGACGGCGTGAAGCTGGTGGAGATGCACTTCCTGGCGGACGTGTACGTGCCCTGCGAGGTCTGCAACGGCAAGCGCTTCAACGAAGCGACGCTGCGCGTGCGCTACAAGGGCAAGAACATCGCGGAGACGCTGGACATGAGCGTGCGCGAGGGCGTGGAGCACTTCGGCGCGCACAAGGACATCCTGCGCGTGCTCCAGACGCTCACGGACGTGGGCCTGGGCTACCTGCGGCTGGGCCAGCCCTCCCCCACCCTGTCCGGCGGCGAGGCGCAGCGCATCAAGCTGGCGCGCGAGCTGGCGCGCGTGGCCACCGGCCGCACGCTCTACATCCTGGACGAGCCCACCACCGGCCTGCACTTCGAGGACATCCGCAAGCTCCTGTCCGTGCTCAACCGGCTGGTGGAAGCGGGCAATTCAGTGCTCGTCATCGAGCACAACCTGGACGTCATCAAGAGCGCGGACTGGCTCATCGACCTGGGGCCGGAGGGCGGCGCGGGCGGCGGACAGATTCTGGCCGTGGGCACGCCGGAGGAGGTCGCCCGGGTGGAGGCCAGCCACACGGGCCGCTACCTGAAGCACGTGCTGGGCAAGGCGCGCCGGGCCCGCGTGGGCAAGCGCGTGGACGCAGCCTGA